Proteins co-encoded in one Actinomadura luteofluorescens genomic window:
- a CDS encoding class I SAM-dependent methyltransferase, with the protein MRTDATGKISLDHIYTSPDPRAYFGTLRELHYDIPELAKPHFQRLIAEYREARGVPVPTVLDIGCSYGINAALLKYGVTMADLYDRYGGPDAPGRTRAGLLARDRELVRSREATNRLRFLGLDASDSALSYALEAGFLDGAVHADLENGEPTAEQRAQLAGTDLVISTGCLGYVTERTLTRVVEAHGERRPWMAHFVLRMFPFDPIAEALAAAGYTTVRHEGLFRQRRFATPQEQELVLDRLAEVGADPDGLETGGWFYAQLYISRPRD; encoded by the coding sequence GTGCGCACGGACGCCACAGGGAAGATCTCGCTCGACCACATCTACACCAGCCCCGATCCTCGCGCCTACTTCGGCACGCTGCGCGAACTCCACTACGACATCCCGGAACTGGCCAAACCGCACTTCCAGCGGCTCATCGCCGAATACCGGGAGGCGCGCGGCGTCCCGGTCCCCACCGTTCTCGATATCGGCTGTTCCTACGGCATTAATGCGGCTCTGCTGAAATACGGCGTGACGATGGCGGACCTGTACGATCGCTACGGCGGTCCCGACGCCCCCGGACGCACACGCGCCGGCCTTCTGGCCCGAGACCGGGAGTTGGTCCGTTCCCGTGAAGCGACGAACCGCCTGCGTTTCCTCGGCCTCGACGCGTCCGACAGCGCCCTTTCCTACGCGCTCGAAGCGGGCTTCCTCGACGGCGCCGTCCACGCGGACCTGGAGAACGGCGAGCCGACCGCCGAGCAGCGCGCCCAGCTCGCCGGAACGGACCTGGTCATCTCGACGGGGTGCCTCGGCTACGTCACCGAGCGCACCCTCACCCGCGTCGTCGAGGCGCACGGGGAGCGCAGGCCGTGGATGGCACATTTCGTGCTGCGCATGTTCCCGTTCGACCCGATCGCCGAAGCGCTCGCGGCCGCCGGGTACACGACCGTTCGCCACGAGGGCCTGTTCCGGCAGCGGCGGTTCGCGACGCCGCAGGAGCAGGAACTCGTCCTGGACCGGCTCGCCGAGGTCGGCGCCGACCCGGACGGCCTGGAGACCGGCGGCTGGTTCTACGCGCAGCTCTACATCAGCCGTCCACGCGACTGA
- a CDS encoding HalD/BesD family halogenase, translating into MEHPWHFDTNEFTVSLLTQEPEDGGVFEYCPNIRSAEAENFGDVRRVLTGHGGDLVRGLRLRPGDLQLFRGRYSLHRVAAVRGDTARHTAILAYSERPGVIGSVARTRQLFGRVLPEHLAAEGRAVRVDRLLD; encoded by the coding sequence ATGGAGCACCCCTGGCACTTCGACACCAACGAGTTCACCGTCAGCCTGCTGACGCAGGAGCCCGAGGACGGGGGCGTCTTCGAGTACTGCCCGAACATCAGGTCGGCGGAGGCGGAGAACTTCGGCGACGTGCGCCGCGTGCTGACCGGGCACGGCGGCGACCTCGTCCGCGGGCTCAGGCTCCGCCCCGGTGACCTGCAGCTGTTCAGGGGACGGTACTCGCTGCACCGGGTCGCCGCGGTCCGGGGGGACACGGCGCGGCACACGGCGATCCTCGCCTACAGCGAGCGCCCGGGGGTCATCGGCAGCGTCGCGCGCACGAGGCAGCTCTTCGGCCGCGTCCTGCCCGAGCACCTGGCGGCGGAGGGACGCGCCGTCAGGGTCGACCGGCTGCTGGACTAG